The Pleurodeles waltl isolate 20211129_DDA chromosome 6, aPleWal1.hap1.20221129, whole genome shotgun sequence genome has a segment encoding these proteins:
- the LOC138300163 gene encoding uncharacterized protein, protein MDFSDYFKSNEDSEEDFSYNLNNFIQSSVKKAVSASMDKISKQIQCTMSSCLSQSQKAHSAGESRKRKALEASQSQSNDSSALMVGESNSHGIEDKVPQRPPSSEGNKNLGQKCKSKSKNVPKTQKIVIEDIKDTDDDADSNVSSSDIEDDNYSNFWIGPLPKKSKLTSSSQSHAPLLDSDGNLMFDPGLIHHPNSTEWVPSNHVAKYILAKLRLPLDKQVRSRLRAECPRPSLPLHITDTPAIDRSLLTFFSNFGKDPRKGVDRAWALCQDKVLDLVGPLSRIFDLAESARTNDESIDPEELSLWIQRAFCLLGNANSAMTHERRKGLLLKLDPKLANLAPKDPGAKADGLLFGDNFIKELSKYVTTFASINKAQQSLKKVFNSRVFVRAGRGRSRSTDRPSRNQGFRASFAHQQQQQQDFRPQFYPQHSRGYRGRSQRRSYNNSANTNASTSSST, encoded by the exons ATGGATTTCTCAGATTATTTCAAATCTAATGAAGATTCTGAAGAAGATTTCTCCTATAATTTAAATAACTTCATTCAATCCTCTGTtaaaaaagcagtttctgcttctatggaTAAAATTTCCAAACAAATTCAGTGCACTATGTCCTCATGTTTATCCCAATCACAaaaggcccattctgcgggggaaagcagaaagcgcaaagccctGGAGGCTTCTCAAAGTCAGTCTAACGACTCGTCTGCGCTTATGGTTGGTGAGTCAAACTCACACGGGATAGAGGACAAAGTCCCTCAAAGGCCTCCCAGTTCGGAGGGGAATAAaaatttgggtcaaaaatgtaaaagTAAGTCAAAAAATGTCCCCAAGACCCAAAAAATTGTGATTGAGGATATTAAAGATACCGATGACGATGCTGACTCTAATGTCTCCTCGTCAGACATTGAGGACGATAACTACTCTAATTTTTGGATCGGACCTCTCCCTAAAAAATCAAAATTAACTTCATCTAGCCAATCCCATGCCCCCCTCTTAGATTCTGACGGCAACCTCATGTTTGACCCTGGGCTAATCCACCATCCTAATTCTACAGAATGGGTTCCCTCCAATCatgtagcaaaatatattttagctAAATTGCGACTTCCCCTAGACAAACAAGTTCGTTCAAGACTACGagctgaatgtcccagaccttctctcCCGTTACACATTACCGATACCCCTGCCATAGACCGGTCCCTCCTAACATTCTTCTCCAACTTTGGCAAAGACCCACGCAAAGGGGTGGACAGAGCATGGGCTCTATGTCAAGATAAAGTACTGGATCTGGTCGGACCGTTATCCCGCATTTTTGATTTAGCTGAATCAGCTAGAACCAATGATGAGTCTATTGACCCAGAAGAACTCTCTCTCTGGATTCAGAGAGCTTTTTGCTTGTTGGGTAATGCCAACTCAGCCATGACGCATGAACGCCGTAAAGGTCTTCTGCTTAAACTGGACCCTAAACTTGCAAATTTGGCGCCTAAAGATCCAGGAGCTAAAGCCGATGGCTTACTGTTCGGGGACAATTTCATCAAGGAACTAAGTAAATATGTTACCACTTTTGCTTCAATTAACAAAGCCCAACAATCACTTAAAAAGGTTTTTAATTCTcgggtttttgtcagggccggtagaggcagaagCCGCTCCACCGACCGCCCTTCCAGAAACCAAGGCTTCAGAGCATCATTTgctcaccagcaacaacagcaacaagacTTTCGTCCCCAGTTCTATCCCCAGCACTCCAGAGGATACAGAGGGAGGAGCCAACGCAGATCCTACAACAATTCAG CCAATACCAACGCTTCAACATCCTCCTCAACTTAA